One stretch of Fictibacillus sp. b24 DNA includes these proteins:
- the hisF gene encoding imidazole glycerol phosphate synthase subunit HisF, whose protein sequence is MLTKRIIPCLDVKEGRVVKGIQFLNLVDAGDPVELARFYDSEGADELVFLDISASHEGRETMVEVVERVAAELAIPFTVGGGINKLEDMKRVLRAGADKVSVNTAAVLRPELITEGSDYFGAQCIVVAIDAKYDEELGSWRVYTHGGRKPTQWEVTEWAKEAVNRGAGEILLTSMDQDGEKSGFNLELTKAVSEAVTVPVIASGGAGSSKHFYDAFRDGKADAGLAASIFHYKETSIAEVKTELRKLGVSVR, encoded by the coding sequence ATGCTGACTAAACGAATTATTCCTTGTTTGGACGTAAAAGAAGGCCGTGTTGTAAAAGGCATTCAGTTTCTCAATCTTGTTGACGCTGGAGATCCTGTTGAACTGGCGCGCTTTTATGACTCAGAAGGAGCAGATGAGCTCGTGTTTTTAGACATTTCTGCAAGTCACGAGGGACGGGAAACGATGGTTGAAGTAGTTGAACGAGTTGCGGCAGAACTAGCGATCCCTTTTACAGTAGGGGGCGGCATTAATAAACTCGAAGACATGAAGCGAGTTTTACGAGCAGGCGCAGACAAGGTTTCAGTGAATACTGCAGCCGTTTTGCGGCCGGAATTGATCACAGAAGGATCGGATTATTTTGGTGCACAATGTATCGTTGTTGCCATTGACGCAAAGTATGATGAAGAACTCGGCTCATGGCGCGTATATACCCATGGAGGGCGTAAACCCACTCAGTGGGAAGTCACTGAATGGGCGAAAGAGGCTGTCAACCGAGGTGCTGGAGAGATTCTGTTAACCAGCATGGATCAAGATGGAGAAAAGTCTGGATTTAACTTGGAATTGACTAAAGCCGTGAGTGAAGCCGTAACGGTTCCTGTCATTGCATCAGGCGGTGCCGGATCTTCAAAGCATTTTTATGATGCTTTTAGAGATGGCAAAGCAGATGCTGGGCTTGCTGCTAGTATTTTTCATTATAAAGAAACATCGATTGCAGAGGTAAAGACAGAATTGCGAAAGTTGGGGGTGTCTGTACGATGA
- the hisIE gene encoding bifunctional phosphoribosyl-AMP cyclohydrolase/phosphoribosyl-ATP diphosphatase HisIE, with translation MNLEKLNFDEKGLIPAIVQDYQSKEVLTVAYMNRESLEKTIEIGETVFFSRSRQELWHKGETSGNTQKVKSIRYDCDQDAVVVLVEPQGPACHTGSYSCFSETLYSADDKADAPNADRYAILTELQEVIAKREHEMPEGAYTTYLFEHGVDKILKKVGEEAGEVIIAAKNRDPEELKWEVSDLLYHVLVLLQEQKVPLDEILTTLKERHTKKDN, from the coding sequence ATGAATTTGGAAAAGCTGAACTTTGACGAAAAAGGACTGATTCCTGCTATAGTCCAGGATTATCAATCAAAAGAGGTACTGACAGTCGCCTATATGAACAGAGAATCGCTTGAAAAAACAATCGAAATTGGTGAAACGGTATTCTTTTCAAGATCACGACAGGAATTATGGCACAAAGGCGAAACATCAGGAAACACTCAAAAAGTAAAAAGCATCCGCTACGATTGCGATCAAGACGCAGTAGTCGTTCTAGTCGAGCCTCAAGGACCGGCTTGCCATACAGGATCATACAGCTGTTTTTCAGAAACGCTTTACAGTGCTGATGATAAAGCGGATGCACCAAACGCTGATCGATATGCGATTTTGACAGAGCTGCAAGAAGTCATTGCAAAACGAGAGCATGAGATGCCTGAAGGAGCGTACACAACTTACCTTTTTGAACACGGAGTCGATAAGATTTTGAAAAAGGTAGGAGAAGAAGCCGGAGAAGTCATCATCGCGGCGAAAAATCGTGATCCTGAAGAGCTGAAGTGGGAAGTTTCAGACCTTCTTTATCATGTATTGGTCCTTTTACAGGAGCAAAAGGTACCATTGGATGAGATTTTAACTACATTAAAAGAAAGACATACGAAAAAAGACAACTGA
- a CDS encoding tetratricopeptide repeat protein, protein MHKQKSASAVSGRVLPFIQDGDYFFEKGIKAYNRRDLYTAKKMFERAVTFQPEEPSFLCQLASTLAEIGEYEESNKHLLSALEQAGSELSECHFFLANNFAHLGLYSDAEKHASLYIEYDPDGEFVEDTQELLDLISLETGNKSANLPLSTEEELIKLHDEARQSIERGDLPLAQQQLRSIIADHPKFWAAYNNLALTHFYKSEFDEAMDVLQDVLEKNPGNLNALCNLAIFLFHLGMDEPGGKLVDRLKTVHPMHPEHRYKLGNTFGLLEEHIYANKWLQTLKKSSFVYDPVTTHMLAVSYYALGQKELSLKTWKKVIELDPEGHVAPFYMEKAMKDELTVSGGDYQYRVPSSNQNKPKKDRQMKAMEHIQQVRKGLEKNKITHLFLLRGNKNEEAYATLSDFCLREEESLLAKEIAANIMLEHQPELSVKLAHDGELVEVGRPSEIISEALDVLLFIKEKGSALDEHVLFYWSEAIKFAELSGERIFDNQKAIAAAIDHLARKQKGRSTQKAVAEHYEISVSMLSLRIKKLIGWVNRDV, encoded by the coding sequence ATGCATAAACAAAAAAGTGCCAGTGCAGTCAGCGGCCGTGTTCTTCCCTTTATCCAGGATGGGGATTACTTTTTTGAAAAAGGAATAAAAGCCTATAACAGGCGTGATCTATATACAGCAAAAAAAATGTTTGAGCGGGCCGTTACCTTCCAGCCGGAAGAGCCCTCTTTTTTATGTCAGCTTGCATCAACGCTCGCTGAGATCGGTGAATATGAAGAATCCAATAAACATTTGTTAAGCGCATTAGAGCAAGCAGGGTCTGAACTCTCGGAATGTCACTTTTTCCTCGCGAATAACTTTGCGCACTTAGGGTTGTATTCGGATGCGGAGAAACACGCTTCTTTATATATCGAATACGATCCGGACGGCGAGTTTGTTGAAGATACGCAAGAACTCTTAGACCTGATTTCACTTGAAACAGGAAACAAGTCTGCCAATCTGCCTCTTTCTACAGAAGAGGAGTTGATCAAACTGCATGATGAAGCTAGGCAGTCGATCGAACGGGGAGACCTGCCGCTTGCACAGCAGCAGCTTCGGTCAATCATCGCCGATCACCCAAAATTTTGGGCGGCTTATAACAACTTAGCACTTACTCATTTTTATAAGAGCGAATTTGATGAAGCGATGGATGTTCTTCAGGATGTACTGGAAAAAAATCCAGGAAACCTAAATGCTCTTTGTAATTTAGCAATCTTTTTGTTCCATTTAGGAATGGATGAGCCTGGAGGAAAGCTAGTTGATCGCTTAAAGACAGTTCACCCGATGCACCCTGAGCACCGTTACAAGCTTGGTAATACGTTCGGGCTATTAGAAGAACATATTTATGCTAACAAATGGCTTCAAACATTAAAAAAATCGTCATTTGTTTACGATCCTGTCACAACACATATGCTTGCGGTCTCGTATTATGCGCTTGGACAAAAAGAACTCTCTTTAAAGACGTGGAAAAAAGTGATAGAGCTTGATCCAGAAGGACATGTTGCGCCGTTTTATATGGAAAAAGCGATGAAGGATGAGCTGACTGTTTCAGGTGGAGACTATCAATATCGTGTGCCTTCAAGCAATCAGAACAAACCGAAAAAAGATCGTCAAATGAAAGCGATGGAACATATTCAGCAGGTACGTAAAGGACTGGAAAAAAATAAAATTACGCATTTATTTCTTTTGCGAGGGAATAAAAATGAAGAGGCTTATGCAACCCTAAGTGATTTTTGCCTGCGTGAAGAAGAATCTCTTCTCGCTAAAGAGATTGCGGCAAACATAATGCTCGAACATCAACCCGAACTTTCAGTCAAACTAGCTCATGATGGAGAACTTGTAGAAGTAGGACGCCCCTCTGAAATCATTAGCGAGGCACTAGATGTTCTTCTTTTCATAAAAGAAAAAGGTTCAGCACTTGATGAACACGTTCTCTTTTATTGGTCAGAAGCGATTAAATTTGCTGAACTGTCTGGAGAACGAATCTTTGATAATCAAAAAGCGATCGCTGCAGCAATCGATCACTTAGCTCGCAAACAAAAGGGACGATCTACTCAAAAAGCCGTGGCTGAACATTATGAAATTTCGGTTTCTATGCTGTCATTACGGATAAAAAAACTGATCGGCTGGGTAAATCGGGACGTCTGA
- the trxB gene encoding thioredoxin-disulfide reductase, with translation MTEEKIYDVAILGAGPAGMTAAVYTSRANLDTIMIERGIPGGQMANTEDVENYPGFDHILGPELSNKMFEHAKKFGAEYAYGDVKEIIDGEEYKTIKAGSKTYKARSIIISTGAEYKKLGVPGEKEFSGRGVSYCAVCDGAFFKNRELVVVGGGDSAVEEGVYLTRFASKVTIVHRRDKLRAQKILQQRAFDNDKIDFIWNHSVKEIHGENNKVNKVTLVHSETGEEQDFSADGVFIYIGMLPLNAAFKDLGITNENGYVETNEQMETRIPGIFAAGDIREKTLRQIVTATGDGSIAAQAAQHYVESLAEKLKNVTSN, from the coding sequence ATGACTGAAGAAAAAATTTATGATGTTGCCATTCTTGGTGCAGGACCAGCTGGTATGACTGCAGCGGTTTATACTTCCCGAGCTAATCTGGATACGATTATGATTGAACGAGGTATTCCTGGCGGACAGATGGCAAATACAGAAGACGTTGAAAACTATCCTGGTTTTGATCACATTTTAGGACCGGAACTATCTAACAAAATGTTCGAACACGCAAAAAAATTCGGTGCTGAATACGCATATGGCGATGTGAAAGAGATCATCGACGGCGAAGAGTACAAAACGATTAAAGCTGGAAGCAAAACATATAAAGCGCGTTCGATCATCATCTCAACAGGTGCTGAATATAAGAAGCTTGGCGTACCGGGTGAAAAAGAATTTTCTGGCCGCGGTGTTTCGTATTGTGCCGTGTGTGACGGAGCTTTCTTTAAAAACCGTGAGCTCGTTGTTGTCGGCGGCGGTGACTCTGCGGTTGAAGAAGGAGTGTACTTAACTCGCTTCGCATCAAAGGTAACAATCGTTCATAGACGTGATAAGCTTCGTGCGCAAAAGATCCTTCAGCAGCGCGCGTTTGACAACGATAAGATCGACTTTATCTGGAATCATTCCGTAAAAGAAATTCACGGCGAAAACAACAAAGTGAATAAAGTAACGCTTGTTCATTCTGAAACAGGTGAAGAGCAAGATTTCTCAGCGGATGGTGTTTTCATCTACATCGGAATGCTGCCTCTTAACGCTGCTTTTAAGGATCTTGGCATCACGAACGAAAACGGCTATGTTGAAACAAACGAGCAGATGGAAACTCGAATCCCAGGCATCTTTGCAGCTGGAGATATTCGTGAAAAAACACTTCGCCAGATCGTTACAGCAACAGGTGATGGAAGTATTGCAGCACAAGCGGCTCAGCACTATGTAGAGAGCTTAGCAGAAAAGCTAAAAAACGTAACTTCCAATTAA
- a CDS encoding NUDIX hydrolase, producing MQRVTNCVLIRDNQVLLLQKPRRGWWVAPGGKMESTESIRDSVIREYREETGIYLKNPQLKGVFNFIIKEGDKIVSEWMMFTFFATDSEGVALEECEEGILSWKSVEEVRELPMAPGDHHILDYMTNGSNMIFGTFTYTPDFELLAYRLDPA from the coding sequence GTGCAAAGAGTAACAAACTGTGTGTTAATTAGAGATAATCAAGTGCTTTTGCTTCAAAAGCCTAGACGGGGCTGGTGGGTAGCACCCGGTGGGAAAATGGAGTCTACCGAGTCTATTCGGGATTCTGTTATTCGGGAGTACCGCGAAGAAACTGGTATTTACTTGAAGAATCCTCAACTAAAAGGAGTCTTTAATTTTATTATTAAAGAAGGCGACAAAATCGTCTCTGAGTGGATGATGTTTACTTTTTTTGCAACAGATTCAGAAGGTGTTGCTTTAGAAGAATGTGAAGAAGGAATTCTTTCATGGAAATCTGTTGAAGAGGTTCGTGAACTTCCGATGGCACCTGGAGATCATCACATACTTGACTATATGACAAATGGAAGCAACATGATTTTTGGAACGTTTACGTATACACCTGATTTTGAATTGCTTGCATATCGCTTAGACCCAGCATAA